One region of Zingiber officinale cultivar Zhangliang chromosome 7B, Zo_v1.1, whole genome shotgun sequence genomic DNA includes:
- the LOC122007082 gene encoding protein-tyrosine sulfotransferase-like, producing the protein MTPRCKVMSHIFICGLLIFIYLVSTLLTVSSSGDDYLHCESIMRNWVDSSMETEVHTDELILKDLLFFLHVPRTGGRTYFHCLLRKLYTSPQKCPLSYDKLRFDPSKPNCRLMASHDDYSLISKLPKHKTSVVTILRHPIDRVFSTYESSVELAAEFVVHPNLTSTTQMFRRIVLDIWPWKYLVPWMRQDLFVRRHARELGRLRKIEETNNPYDMEEMVMPLQEFINDPIAHEIIHNGATFQVAGLTNNSYLEELHDVRNCLRKHPEFGHYVLEVAKHRLDHMLYVGLTEEHKKSANMFAELVGAQVISQSEAWSSTEQETTNKTEPSFSYSYPADGLKQAEGIAGYLNITEILSPHDEPGRENMTVGKLIEAYEKCNSNLRKFQTTRHTMSLKRISPVKFSKKARRSVPASILDQIQYLNSLDVELYKHAQDIFRRQEKHVVQNDDKGNLKAQEELQTSGCGSLFSCLPWKILSIIAFLAVIVLAILVTKRRRAGKLKMF; encoded by the exons ATGACACCGAGATGTAAAGTAATGTCACACATATTCATATGTGGTTTATTGATCTTTATTTATTTAG TATCGACCTTATTAACGGTGTCTTCTAGTGGCGATGATTATTTACACTGTGAAAGTATCATGAGAAACTGGGTCGATTCTTCCATGGAAACAGAAGTCCATACAGATGAGCTGATACTAAAGGATCTATTGTTTTTTCTGCATGTTCCAAGAACTGGGGGCCGAACATACTTCCACTG CCTTTTGAGAAAGCTTTACACGAGTCCTCAGAAGTGTCCACTTTCCTATGACAAATTACGATTCGATCCAAG CAAACCAAATTGCAGATTGATGGCTTCCCATGATGACTATAGCTTGATATCTAAATTACCAAAGCATAAAACTTCAGTTGTAACAATTTTAAGGCATCCGATTGATCGTGTGTTCAGCACATATGAATCCTCTGTCGAACTTGCAGCTGAATTTGTTGTgcatccaaatttaacttcaacaACCCAAATGTTTAGACGGATTGTACTGGATATCTGGCCATGGAAGTATTTAGTTCCTTGGATGAGGCAGGACTTATTTGTAAGG AGGCATGCTAGAGAACTTGGAAGACTTAGAAAGATTGAAGAGACGAATAATCCATATGACATGGAAGAGATGGTCATGCCCTTACAAGAGTTCATTAATGACCCAATAGCTCATGAGATCATTCACAACGGAGCAACTTTTCAG GTAGCAGGATTAACAAACAACTCATATTTAGAAGAATTGCATGATGTCCGCAATTGTCTTAGGAAGCACCCTGAATTTGGCCATTATGTTCTTGAGGTTGCTAAG CATAGGTTGGATCATATGTTATATGTTGGTCTTACTGAAGAGCACAAGAAGTCTGCTAATATGTTTGCTGAATTGGTTGGAGCACAAGTTATTTCCCAGTCTGAAGCCTGGAGCTCTACTGAGCAGGAAACAACCAACAAAACTG AACCTAGCTTTTCTTATTCATATCCTGCTGATGGACTAAAACAGGCTGAG GGTATTGCTGGCTATCTAAATATAACCGAGATCCTTTCACCACATGATGAACCAGGAAGAGAAAAT ATGACTGTTGGAAAGTTGATAGAGGCATATGAAAAATGCAATTCCAATTTACGGAAATTTCAAACAACCCGACACACAATGTCTCTGAAAAGGATTTCTCCTGTGAAATTTTCAAAGAAG GCACGTCGTTCTGTTCCTGCTTCGATTCTTGATCAAATACAATATCTGAACAGTCTTGATGTGGAACTTTACAAACATGCTCAAGATATATTCAGGCGGCAGGAGAAACATGTCGTGCAAAATGATGACAAGGGAAACCTGAAGGCCCAAGAG GAACTGCAGACATCAGGATGTGGCAGCTTATTTAGTTGCTTGCCATGGAAGATTTTATCGATCATTGCATTTCTTGCTGTTATTGTTCTTGCGATTCTAGTAACAAAACGCAGGAGAGCGGGTAAATTGAAGATGTTTTGA